DNA sequence from the Colius striatus isolate bColStr4 unplaced genomic scaffold, bColStr4.1.hap1 scaffold_144, whole genome shotgun sequence genome:
CCTCCCCCCAAAGCTTCCCCCTGCTCTGAGCCGTGTCTGTCCCGTCCAGGCCCCGGGAACGCGAATCGGCGGCGAGGGGGCGGCTGCGGAGCGACCCCCGAGCCCGTGCGGGGCCATGGAAGGTGATGCGGGATGGGGGGTTCagggggggctttgggggggctCTGTGTGGGCTCTTTGGGGGGTactgggagggtttgggggctccattggggggctttgggggggtaCTTGGTGTTTTAGAGGgtcttttggggagggggggcagCAGTTTTGGGAGgtctggggggttttggggggtctgtggggagCTTTGGGGGGGTACTGGGAGGGTTTGGAGGGTactggggggttggggggctttggggggggtGCTGGTTGGGGTTGGGAGGTACTGGGAGGATTTGGGTGGGTACTGGGGGAATTTGGGGGCTCTGTGGGGAGCTTTGAGGGGCTTCTAGGGGGGGTTGAGGGCTTTGGGGGGGAGCTTTGGGGGGCTCCTAGGGGCGGGGTTGGGGATTCCATGGGGAGTTTTGGGGAGCTTTGTGGGcagctttgggggttttggagAGTACTGGGTTCGGGGGCTTTTTGGGGGGGCTTCTGGATGGGGTTTGAGGGCTTTGTGGGGAGCTTTTGGGGGGTACtatgggggtttggggggttgtGGGCAGCTTTGGGGGGGTTGAAGAGTACTgggtggggtttgggggcttCTAGGGGGATTTGAGGGCTTTGGGGGGTACTCTGAGGGTTTGAGGGCTCTTTGGGGGGCTTCTGGAGGGTTGTGGGCAGCTTTGGGGGGGTTTGAAGGTAAtgggtgggatttgggggctcTTTGGGGGGGCTTCTGGGAGTGTTTGGGGGGTTGTGGGCAGCTTTGGGGGGGTTTGAAGAGTATTGGGTGGGGTCTGGGGGCTTCTAGGGGGGCTTGAGGGATTTGTGGGAGCTTTGGGGGGTACTCTGAGGGTTTGGGGCCTCTTTGGGGGGCTTCTGGAGGGTTGTGGGCAGCTTTGGGGGGTTTTGAAGAGTACTGGGTGAGGTTGGGGGGGCTTCTGGGGGTGTCTGGGCAGCTTTGGGGGGTACTCTGAGAGTTTGGGGGCTATTTGGGGGCTACTCTGAGGGTTTGGGGGCTCTTTGGGGGGCTTCTGGGGGTGTCTGGGCAGCTTTGGGGGGTACTCTGAGGGTTTGGGGTCTCTTTGGGGGGCTTCTGGAGGGTTGTGGGCAGCTTTGGGGGGGCTTGAAGAGTACTGGGTGGGGTCTGGGGGCTTCTAGGGGGGGTTGAGGGCTTTGTGGGGATCTTTGAGGGGGTATTCTGAGGGTTTGGGGGCTATTTGGGGGGTACTCTGAGGGTTTGGGGGCTCTTTGGGGGGCTTCTGGGGGGTTGTGGGCAGCTTTGGGGGTTACTCTGAGGGTTTGGGGGCTCTTTGGGGGGCTTCTGGGCAGCTTTGGGGGTGTTTGAAGAGCACTGGGTGAGGTCGGGGGGGCTtctgggggtgtctgtgtgcaGCTTTGGGGGGACACTTGCTCTTTTGGCTCCGTTTTGGGGGGGTTCCAGGGCTTGTGTGTGTGGGAGGCTCCCAGACCTGacccccccctttccctttgCAGCCCCCCCCGTGAGTGTCCTGCGGCTGCCTCGAGGCCCCGACGGCTCCGGCCGCGGCTTCAGCCCCGACTGGCCCCGTGTGCAGGCGccgtgtggggctggggctggggctcaggctggggctcaggctggggctggggctcaggctggggctggggctggggctcaggGCGCTCGGGCGGCGCTGCGGCGGCGCTTCCTGCGGGGGCTGGCGCTGGGGGGCGGCCGCCCGGCGCAGTTCTGGCtgcgggggggagggggctgcgtgGCGGCCGTGCTGGGGGCCGTGGATGTgggagctgtggctgtgcaggTGGATTCTTTGCAGACCCCTCTGGGGGTGCAGGAGGCTGCTCTGCTGCGTTGGCAGGATTTGGTGGCTTATTCTTTCCTCCTGCCTCCGGGGCGGGTGTGAAGGGGTTAAAACAGCCCTCAGCCACCTCCCAACccaacccccccacccccaaactTCAGCTGATCCGGGGTGGGAGGGGTTAAACatccctctccccccccccaTCTGATCTGGGTGGGATGGGGTTAAACACCCCCCCATCTCATCTGATCCAGCGTGGAGGGGGTTAAACATCCCCCCCACACTCCATCTGATCCAGGGTGAAGGGGGTTAAAAACACCCCAAGCCCCCCAGTTCATCTGATCTGGGATGCAAGGGgttaacccccccccccaaaatctGATCTGGGATGGAAGGGGTtaaaccccccccccaaaatctGATCTGGGATGGAAGGGGTTAACCCCCCCCCCAATCTGATCTGGGATGGAAGGGgttaacccccccccccccaaaatctGATCTGGGATGGAAGGGGTTAACCCCCCCCCAAATCTGATCTGGGATGGAAGGGgttaaccccccccccccaaaatctGATCTGGGATGGAAGGGGTTAACCCCCCCCCCCGTAATTTGGGGGGGTCCTGCAGACACCAGCCCCCCCCCAATGATCTCTGTGGTGATGAAGGGGTTAAACATCCCCCAGTATGATTTTGGGGGGACCCTGAGGGGGCTGCACACaccagaccccccccccccaaatgaTCTCTATGGCGAGGAAAGGgttaaccccccccccccccccgtgtgATTTTGGGGGGGCTGCAGACACCAGACCCCCCCCAAATGATCTGTGT
Encoded proteins:
- the GEMIN7 gene encoding gem-associated protein 7 isoform X1, translating into MEAPGTRIGGEGAAAERPPSPCGAMEAPPVSVLRLPRGPDGSGRGFSPDWPRVQAPCGAGAGAQAGAQAGAGAQAGAGAGAQGARAALRRRFLRGLALGGGRPAQFWLRGGGGCVAAVLGAVDVGAVAVQVDSLQTPLGVQEAALLRWQDLVAYSFLLPPGRV
- the GEMIN7 gene encoding gem-associated protein 7 isoform X3, which gives rise to MEAPPVSVLRLPRGPDGSGRGFSPDWPRVQAPCGAGAGAQAGAQAGAGAQAGAGAGAQGARAALRRRFLRGLALGGGRPAQFWLRGGGGCVAAVLGAVDVGAVAVQVDSLQTPLGVQEAALLRWQDLVAYSFLLPPGRV